The DNA sequence CTAGCCTTCCCTTCTCTTAGCTTAACAAGTGAAGCTCCTTCTTCAAGAAATCTATTATTGTCtgaaaccaaaacaacaagaacagtGACTCCGGAACATCACAAAAAGTCAGTCAGCGAAAAAGTATCTAAGCCTTCAACAAGTCAATCCACATTACAAGCAAAAAGAGACGTAACAcaacacaggaaaacaaagTCTTGTCCCAGTTGTCCCCTGGTGAACagtgagaaaaaacaaagcataGATGCTTTGAGTGATGCTGTTAAAGTTGTGCGGGTGGGATCTGTTTTTGGCAAGTTCAACGGGAAAGGATCTGAGTATAGGCCAATGGCTTGGTTCAACTTACCTCTGGAAACAAGCATTGGTGCTATTGATTCTCTTGTATGTAAAGCAAAGAATGTACAGCCTCTTTGTTACTCTGTTGATACTAAGAAAGGTGAAACAATGTCACGGCTTCTAAGACATAATATGGAAGTTAGAGTTGGACAAAATGGGATTGTTAGaacagagaagaaaaatgatgCAGAGGCCTTCGGAGATGACATGGGGAAAGATAGACAAGGGAAAAAACGCTCTGCTCCACTGTGTTGGGAGGAGCTGCTGCATTGGCAAAATGTAAGTAAAATGAGTATTTGACTAGTGGTTAACATTTCCCTTAAGTAGTCTATTAAAATGACCTGAGCAATGGGCTATAAAATGCCATGCTACTTTTCCAATCAGCTCAACCCTTTATAGTGTCCTTTGCAGCCATCTTGTGGGATGTTGTGCAACTGTTGcttgacatcccgaaagacgggtGCGAAGGAGACTTAAACTTTTATGGTTGGTTTCTAATAGAAATCTATCCATTGGAATATTAACATGGTTTGAGATatttatcaaagaaaatatttgcaaagggaaaaaagtctTATAAAATATTATCTTTGCTCCGACAACAGGCATGTGTAGTATCAGTGGAATCACATACAGAAGAGAATCCCTCATCCAAGGTAATGAATTTTAACTGTGGGATTTGACGTGTGATTGCTTGAAATTGTCTTTGTTGAATATGTTATTTGTCTTTACTACAccaattcattttcaataaGGAGTCTCATCATCTGTTGAAAGTATcctaatttgttttgttgctcttCTATCAGTATGAAGAGGAAGGTTGGCATAGTACTAAGAGTGTTAATTTTGCTTTCCACTAAGGTATCCCAGGTGTGCTTACAACTAACTCAGTGTCACATGGTGTTTCTCTGGGTACACCGATTTTTGGGACTAGGATAACTGCGCAAAAAGTTTGCAGAAAGACATTTTAATGGTTTCTGGTCCTAcaagaatgaaatttgaaaggtTGCTGTTTCTTCCTTTGAGTGCTGACACAACTTCAGTGgtgtttatttttcctcgtttatggcaaacgtcaggctgaaagtTGTGCCTTcgcaaaaatcaaagaaatgaagttgatttttcagtttttatttttacccAGTCAGGAACAGATGTGGAACACCATCTTAAACAAAAGAGACATGTTggagtaattttgttttctatatATGAAAACATCTGTCTTTTGGTGCTTGCCGTTTTGCGCCTGTTTGGCTAATTTCACTGTTATCATACTCTTTATATCTTGATGATAGTGAAGTTACTGCCCTTAAATATCTGGTAAActgcaaattaaatcaaaacatCTCGTTTTCATAGAATTTCGAGGGAGGTAGCGTGGCTGAGTGGTCTTGGCACTGGTCTTGGAAATCTTGTGATCCAGAGTTCAAGTCCCGCCTGGACCACCCGCTGATATGTTTTTTTGACTCGCTTGTTTCATTGGTCATGTACAACTActaattttgtcttttggGAAAACTGAGAAACTATACTAAACCTACATGTAAGACTGAGTCCGATGATCAGACAAATACATGTGGAAGGAGAAAGGGCTCACCATTGTATCAACCCTTGCCTCTTACTTAGgttattgtttttggttttttcagAGCCTTTGCGAAACACACCCAGTTATTTTCCATGGGAGGAAATCGCTTCAGGTAGAGAAGCAAAGAGGAAACGGCGCGGACACGAGCCACTCTCCCTCTTACAAACTTGGTTTAGAAAGTCGCTGGATTTCTGCGGATAGAAGAAATGTACTTTCGAGCCGAAACAAATACATTACATCAGTGGTAATTGAAGATTACGGGGATGGTGATGTTGCGCTGCGAGAGAAAACGTGTTCTTTTAAAGGTTTCTCAGAATCTGGTGAAAAAGAAGGTCACCGACTTCATGTTTCCAAGACAGAAGGAAATCTTGTCAAGAAGGTCAGCTTCAAAgacgaaaaagaaataactgaAATGCAAAGTCTTAGTGTTGAAGGAGAAAAGGACACGAAGGGAGGCGAAGTAGGGGGTAAGGTTACCCCGATTGTTCCAAAAAGTAATGACATCGAACTTTCCTCTTCTATGACCAATGTTCCGAAAGTTCGTCCGAAAACAAGTACGACATATCGCGAGAGATCACGAACGTATAACAACGACTTCGTAAACGCTCGGAAGGTTCAAAGACCTCTCACTGCACCACTTACGTCCCCGTCCATTCCATTCACTCACAAGAGTCCACGTCATTGTAATTTTATTCCGATAAAAATACCAACCTCAAAGGATGAAGATAAGAAAACCGTACTCAACACGACGAACAATTCAACCGATTCagatcaaatttttacagAATTTAGTGAAAGCGACTTTCTTGAAAACGGACAGCAAATACTTAGTGACGAGAAAACCTCGATATCAATATCCTCAGACCCTTCTTTAGATTCTATAGTCTCTGGAAAAGATAGCTACGCGCCGAAAACACGCGTGACTTCTGGAACTTGCAAGTCTGCCCCTATAGTTAGAAGTTCAAATCAAaacgagaaaagaaaactgttgCGGGCTAAATCATCAACAGGAGTGGAACGAAAGACACATCCTTCAGCTTCTGTTATGGAGTCCACCTTTTCTCTCGAATTGCGTGAGGAAGTTCCCCCTGCCCAAGCACTCACTGATCTGAGGAAGCTAATTCGCGATGACCTAACACAACAAAATCGTGAATTACAACTGGACATTCAGCGTTTATACTTGAGGAAACACGCAGAGTAGCCAATTCAGTAATTAAAAGTTATTTCGTTACATGAATGAAGtgtttttactttcatttttaacGGTACACTAGGTTTCTGTTCCTTCAACACGAAATGAAATGAGATGGCCACCGACGCAAAGAGGCGATGGCGATAACAATCGGTTATAGGTTTTTGGGTTTGTTGTTTTATGACTTCAATGCAAAGACCTTCGCAGGGTTAATTTGGAGAGGAGCAGATGCCAGTTCGACAGAACTGAACGTGTCATTTGCTGATTGACCGATTCTTAAAGGCGCTGTCACAGTGATATGGCAATCACCGCGTTCTATTTTGAGCATCCCCATTCCCATATCCGTAGCTGGGCATCCCCGGTGGAGGATCCCCAAAACGCTGATAGCCTCGCCTTTTATAACTTATTTCAGACTGGGGAAAAGTGGGGGGTTGTCAATCTTTTCGCGgttttttttgcgcagaaaGAAAACCATAGGCAGTAAACGTTGGCTCAATCATGACGAAACTGAAATTTACAACCGCATAAAATCGTTTTGCTGTACAACACTTCATTTTTTGCAAACCTGTAATCTTATTTAATAGAACTGTTTGATCAGTTCCAAAGAGCTAAAAACAAGAATACTAAACAAAGCAACCAAAAGACAAACCGTGAAGAAACGAATTTCCGCTCTTCCTCCTCTCATAAACCAAAGCTGCGCAGCTAATAGCATCGACAACATCATTGTCGATGTTAAGCGACATCTTAGCTCGTCTCCCTCTCGTCGAATATCCCACGCGCACCGATCAGGATCAGTATAAACTTGACACTAGAAATATCATGGAGGTCACAAAGACATTGTGAACTTGGATTCTCATTATGACCAAGGTTCACAAATCACAATCACCATAGGGGTCACAGAGCAGTGTGATAAGGTCGTGGAAAAAGTGGATGTCGACTAGGTCATTGTTCGGCTATTTCCGACCAAGATGAGCGAAGATTACagcttgattttctttgcatattTCAGTCTCTGGAATTGCCGAATCTCGGTTTCTTTAAAGCGACGTCATGATTTCCCGATTCCCGGTTGTTAAATCCCCAAATCCCGTATCCCGGTCATAATTACCATCCCGAGTCTCGTCTACGTTTTCGTTCAAAATCCCGAATCCCGGTCTTGAAATAAGCCAAATCCCGGATAGAACAAAACAGCTGCTGGGGGCTGGTTGGTGCAGTAAGGAGGCTGGTTCGGAGCGCAGACTTTCATACAACTGGGTCCTTTTATTCCTTTTTACTCGTTCCTCGTAGTTTTCTGACTATCGGCTactagagagctttagattctaggacgagaacgagtacgagatttgactgcccatttttagcaaaaatacttgaaaaatttataacacaGAGGATTAGTCTTCCTTTTTGTTAGCAGTGtagattgctcagttattcttgttgctggtaactgagcccttttgcagatcgaaaaatggcaaaactactaccgtgttcttgacttgttttgactcgACAACACtattgcaaaacctcgtactaaaatgacgacggtatcgcGTTTTTCCCGTCAAAATGAcgttggtttgcgcgcgctcaatgttgctctatgagaaaatctcgtactcgtagtcgctCTCGTCcgagaatctaaagctctctattattcTTTTGGAAGAAGTTCAGATCAAAGTACGACTAATTCATAATAATACTGAGAGGAAGATGCAAATTGATTGAAATTGGTTATTGTTAAAgttgcatttgaaaacaaactatACTCTAGTTAAATTTAGTCTGAAAAATGTGCATGGGCTGCATGTCTCAATGGTGAGAGGTGTTAAGAGGAAGCGTGTTTGGAGCACAAACCAAGATATAACATGAAACTTCTAAATTACCTAAAATAGGGATGGTTTATGACACATATATAAATTAAACGGTAGGTCGTTATGCCCGTTTGGTCGTGTTTAGTGACgcatttatttgttaaatttactAGATCATGAATACATgacccgttgaagtcctggatttttcaggcttccatacgcaattgcaaaaattgcgttcataactgcgaggatcatagcctGCGTGGCAGGCGCTAGAAAGGGGAAGGAAGAGAGGAAAATTGGGCGCGCGCGAAACAcgcccccctccccccagCTCACCGCCTCGCGCGCGCGCGCCCTCGATTTCTTTTCTCCCTTCCCCTTTCTAGCGCCTGCCACGCAGTCTACGAGGATCAGAGCTCATTTGATGACGTAGTATAATAgagtgttttccttttttcacgGCGgtcatgttggtgtccctaaacaaagaaatgtggCCATGTTGATGTCCCCAAGTAATCTcgtgggaattgaactctattcttatgcaaacgttttcttttgttttggttcaaAAACGTGAAAACACGCTATAGGGACCAGTCATTCTATAGAAATCGAAGGGGAGAGGTGGAGGAGAAAATGGGGgccctcaattttttttagttgaaCATGGGGGGCCTTGAAAAGTCAAAAGGAGGGTTGGGGGGgtctttttttaataaaagtaagaaactttcatttgcCATGTTTTGGTACTATGTTGAAAAGGGTGtcttaaaattttttaaacaattgaAGGGGGTACCCAAATAACATGAATGCTATCAGTTTGGGGTCTGGAAATTTTTTAGCATCAGAAACATTTTCTCCTCCACCCCCTCCAACTTAAATAATGACAGGTCCCTAAATACATCGTGACACTTACATGAGTTCAGGTTTGGATTGTGAAGAATACATAATGTAGAGTATGCATCAAGGCGCAAGAGATTGACCGTGGCCTATACATGACATATAAGAAATTAAGCGGCTAGGTTGGTAAGGTTGAGGGGTTCATTGCAGTTTCCAGCACCAATGTAGCAACGGTCTTGGACAACTGAAAACATTGATTCTAGTTGCATGCAAGAAGAATAAAAAGATTTTTATGTttcattaaaatataaatgCTTAAACCATGTAAAGAGACTGCAATACAGGACTTTTGGAGAGGTGCCAGATGTGGTGTGCAAAATCATTAAATTGTTTATGACCAAACTCTAAACTTTTGCGGTTCTTCATTACCTTCACAATAACCATTACTTATCACACAATACAactgaacaaaacaataaataattcattcttggaagaaatttttaattcatATACACTTTCGGCCAACGAAAATCAGTGACGAGCTTAAGCAGTTGATGATTGGGCTGGAGCCCTTTTCTTCGATGGCTTTGCTTGCGTTCCTTCTCTGAATCCGTTCTTAAAACGACGACGAACCACCTTCAAGTGCCGCATGCGGCCAGTTCCCGTTGTCTTTCTGCGAATAGCCTTGGCACTCCAATTGACtaggacagaaaaaaaaaacttaatttctttttttcaaaggtcCCAAATTACTTACTTTGATGTAATTTGATTATCTGGGTGAAAGGCCTCCTGAGAAAGACGGATGGTGATGACCAACATTTTAACAACTACTGTACTGATAATCACAGGTTTCAACAAAGCTTTTTAAGCCAAAAATGTTTGGCAGATTCAAGTAAAGCAAACAATCATGTTCATGGCTAAAAAAAGCAAAGTAGGTGGTAGACCCACCAGCAGGAAAAGGATATTTCTAGAAGTACACATTATAATATTAAAAGCATGCCTATTTTGGATGTGAGTGGCTGAGAATTGATTTGAGTTCCTACATGCCAACAGGCATGGTATTTATTACACCACAAGAGTACCCAAGGCTCATATCAACACTTTTGATCTACTTGATGCCAAATTCATAACAGAAAGCAACATACTTCCCACCACTCTTGACGAATTACAGAGTGATCAACTCAATCAAGATGCTAAGTAACATGAATGACTTACATCTACGCATTTTGGCAGCTGGGTATCCACATGCTGAACATCGTTTTTTCTGGATGTGGTATGATGATCGCCCACAACGCACACAAATTGTGTGTGTTTTGTTATGACGCTTTCCAAAACTGGATGTTCCTTTCGTCTGAATGAAAggacaacaataacaaaacaaaattaaatttaggcTCTAGGTACCTGTATTCATTCAGCTTCTTCTTTACTGGACCTCAGTTGCTCAAGGCATGGATAATGTCACCTACTGGATAAATTACTGACCAGAGGATGattcagttattttttatttcacttctTCTGCATAGTGATGTCTATTACTatccaccttttgaacaaccaaGACTTGCCCTGCATTGTCCCAAAAGTGGGTAGCAAGCACTCTTCTCATAAATTAATCCAGTGGATCAGCAATTTCAAAACCAAAGGTGCTATTCAATGGAAAATGCAGAAGATCGCACTAACTGAGCTTCGAGCAACTGGGGCCAAGACTAGAAGAGGGGCAATAAAGCCATCATTTCACCAAGTCGGTGGAAGGTAACGACAGCAGGAAACTGGAAAACTCCTTTTAAACCAAAATAACCAAACAGCTTAAATATCTAATTACATTCTTGAGTGTTGTGTATTCTCAATTCACTGTTGGTTTATCGTTTGGTATCAGAGAGAAGAGGTATGGTAAACTTCAGTTTCATCCAAATGTCAATACACTGCTCGGAATTAACTTCTTGTCCTTTGTAAATGGTTCTTCTGAAAGATTTGTGTATTTCAGCTTTGCGATCTACAAAGATCTTCATTATGACTTGATCAAAACTATACTTCAGTTGTCTGCATTTACAATCGTCACCAAAAGAGGTTATCTGTGACAAGAACCTCGCGTCAACTTCGATTTCGGAAAGGCATGGATTCAAATAATAACGCCACAATTCGAAACCACAGATTTAGTAGTTTCATAGCAGCAtatgagattttttttttattatgtgTGCTATGAGATGAAAACGGATTTCGCGTTCGCATTTCTCACTCACCATTTCTTGAGAAGGCCGAACGAAAGAGAACTGCAAAGCAACCAGGCAACTAGCTTATTCCCACAAGTCTGTGCGTCACTTTGATAAGACATGAACAGGTATTCCTATATGACGGACAAACTGAGAACAAGATGGCGAGgaactgtgaaaaaaaatttataggATTGAACAGATTATGGCTGGAAAAACAGCACAAAGGTTGTACTGCTCATGCTAATTACAAATcatttgcttaaaaaaatactgtGCACTTACTTGCACTTGtggtgtttttgctttttgcagaggaattggaaaaaaatccaagGAGACCGCATCTTGTAAGCACTATTTCATTTGTTAAAACTTGATTTAAAATCTCATTCCGTGCTATATTCTAAATTTAGTTTTccctttgtttctttatttggaTGGTCTGTATTTTTGGTTCTATTTTAAGCGTTCATTGAAGAGTGCTGCAGAAGTAAAACAGTGGATTCCAGGCATAAAAAGGGAAATTGATTATTGTTTGGATGTaagttgaattaatttttaaatttatatgcTTTTCCTTAGTCTTGTGGCTTAAGCTTGAGCCCCAGGGTGATGGGGGTAGACGTAGGGGGTGCATTTGACCAGAAACCTGGCTTCTGAGGCAATTGTTTGTTCAGCTGTTTCAACTGCAGGATCAGTAATAGTGAAGTTGTGGGAAAGGTGGTTCTATGGAACTTATTGAAGCATGCCTATACTCTAGAACAGCAGTTTTAAAGCGTGATTGGGATCCATTTAGTATTCACAATGAGAACAGAGTGTCCTTTTCACTAAATATTGTAAGACATTTTACAGGTTGGGAAAGTTGTTGGTCGCGTGACCAACCTCTTTCACATCGATTCTCCCTTTCCCTTCCTCTTTGCCTGCCTTGCAGACTATTCTCTTGTCTTCTTTTCATGTGTTGTGGCTTTGATTCCTGAATTTGGCATTATACAACTCTGGGAGGTTTGCATTGGGCATTTGAGTTTTTAATATACCGGACGGGTATCTTCACTGCATTCATTTCTCCTATAATTTAAACTTATTGGATTTCCATCAGTCCTAATAATAATGGTTATTATTGGAGGCCTTATGCAACAAGTTTAAAGTGCTGTGTAATGTTCAGTAACTGAAtgcaagcaattttttttcattttctgacCTTTTACTGTCCAGCAAATCTCTGGAGCCAGACAACATCGTTATCCCGATACCAAAATCaaagaatttgaaagaaaGGTTGAAGAGCTCGAAAAGGAATACAAAAGGTGAGAAAAGGTCAATGGGTTAGAAAATGCACTGGGGTATCATTCATTCtaatgaagggctaacacttgaaactTCAGTTTTTAACTATTCCACTGCACTTACATCATTGAAACTaatgccaattttttttacttctgcATGCTGTTGTCATCCTATCAAAGTAGGAAAAAAGGATGTTACTAGTACTTATAGAGCTATGACCTCTTTGAAAATAGATTTGTTAACAAAGTCTATGAGTTGGATCCAAGTACAAAAGTTACAGGGGTGCCATGGCAACCACGAGGATATGTGAGCAAGAGGAAAATGAAGGGAAGCATGgcaaatgaaggaaaattaaaaaagatttgCACCCCAATTTTAGACAAAGAGGTATGATTGTTTGATGATTCTGGATGTGATTACTTATCttaagaaaagagaaaaagactAGTTCATAACTTACAGTTATGGCCTTTTTCGTTGACCAGTGCTTTTTGTACAAGAGCTTAGGACAGCTTTGCTGTCCTTTatgtacaaaaaaaacaacgaatcATCATGACTTCActtcttaaaaaaaagttacagggTTAGAATGCTTTAATTAGAATGTCCAACTCAATCTCAACTTCCATTGTCAGTGACccagtttaatttttaattagttttttttatttggcatGTTCTTGCTGATAGTGCCAAGATAAGGGGCAAGGTGATGCAACAATAGAAAATGGCAGTAATACAGGAGATAAGAATTCCATTGCCAGGAGTCAGGAGATTGAAGCAAGGGACTTCTCTGTTGCATCCGAAGCAAACAAGGTGCTAACTTTAACTGATCTGATACATAAAATTGTTGGCCTCACTCACAGCATAAAGCAGTCAAAGCATTTAACATTTCGTGTGGGATGCTAAGCTcgattttcaacctttttggGAGTCTGTGTTCCTTGCCCCACACCAGGAGGAGAGGAGGATGATACCAGATTCCCAAAACAGCTGGAAATCGAGCTTAGTGGGATGCTAGCTTACTAGCATTGTATTTCCATATGTTGCCATAACTTTTGATACTATGACAGTTAATGACATTGTGAAATCAATAATCATACATAGCTTACTCAATCTGGCAAGAGCAATGCTTTGAAATGAGGTGACTCAAGATGTCAGAAGACTAGCATCTTTGTGTATCTGAAAGCatgattttttaaaagtaaacaGTGACAGATAATAACAATGGAGCTGTTAATTTATATAGTTAACTCAAATATCAAGTAgctttgattctttttttttttccaacaacaGGATAACCCTGGAATCTCAGAGATAATTATTGTGAAGGAGGACAACATGGATTCCCATCGAAAAGGGTATGTAGTTCAGTTGTGAATGGTAAGATTAGAGCTGGTCCAATGCAAAGGAATAaagtagtaataatattaattatttgatCTGTTGTTGACTTTTGCTTTCAATGTGTTCTCCCCCGACATAAGACTTgagttcattattttcttcttccaTAGTATTTTAGGGTTGGATTACAGCTCATCAAGTGACTCTGAATAGAAATCATAGATATCACAGATGAGTCAATTATGATTGacaggtaataataataataataatacttataaTATTAATGAATACTTTGATTGGTGAAACCCCTTAAATTTTGTTTACCATGTGAAAACATGGGCACCTTGGCAAATGAAGACAAACCCTTATTATCATGGAGGTATGTTACTGGTCTGAATTCTGGATTTTAGAACAGTTTGTAACTGTTTGTGAGGTCTGGCGTTGCCTTATGGCTGACAAAACTAAACCAAAGAAATTTACATAAAATGAAAGTACATATTTTTTATCTATTTTCCCTGAAGTTACAATTTGCTCTGTACAtaaattttgcaaatgttgaatGAAGATTGTTTAACACTGTAGACAAATATAACAGTCATTTAACTTGGTGGGTCtttgaaattaatgaaatgaaacactTGTACTGTTCTCCTTTTAGagattgaatttttttttccctaggTGATGATTAATAACATCCAAATTAATccatcaaaattatttatatgACAAGTTGAACAATAATTAGTTTTGATGTAATAGTTACATACAGTTCTCCTCATTCTTATAAAGCATTATTGGTATCATGGTATCTCTGAGGAATGGGTTTGCCATTGTGCTGGCTGCTTCCAAAGacatgaaaattaattctgTGATGTAGAGTCAGTCTATATCAGTCTCATCTCCCAACtaagcataataattattatgctctGTACATTTACTCTGTTAAAGCTAATTGGGTTTTTTGTGTTCTTTCCTTTGTGTATGAAGTTCTGTAGGCAAAATTGAATCCCAGCTCTTATTGTAATTCATGGTAAAGCATgcttttgcataattatatcttttattttgtgaaaTGGATGCATTGGTAACCCTGTGATCATTTCTGCTCGTTGCGCCTTCAAGCAACTTTCTCACAGCATAAAATATCATTGTTAAGATCATTCACggggaaaaatttttttgacaa is a window from the Acropora palmata chromosome 14, jaAcrPala1.3, whole genome shotgun sequence genome containing:
- the LOC141866151 gene encoding uncharacterized protein LOC141866151, with product MASRCINTLNDLDKISNRIHQKRSKRRFCADIEAKLKAARAKAERSLHEINIRSRFINEPNNSNRPSLSLTSEAPSSRNLLLSETKTTRTVTPEHHKKSVSEKVSKPSTSQSTLQAKRDVTQHRKTKSCPSCPLVNSEKKQSIDALSDAVKVVRVGSVFGKFNGKGSEYRPMAWFNLPLETSIGAIDSLVCKAKNVQPLCYSVDTKKGETMSRLLRHNMEVRVGQNGIVRTEKKNDAEAFGDDMGKDRQGKKRSAPLCWEELLHWQNACVVSVESHTEENPSSKSLCETHPVIFHGRKSLQVEKQRGNGADTSHSPSYKLGLESRWISADRRNVLSSRNKYITSVVIEDYGDGDVALREKTCSFKGFSESGEKEGHRLHVSKTEGNLVKKVSFKDEKEITEMQSLSVEGEKDTKGGEVGGKVTPIVPKSNDIELSSSMTNVPKVRPKTSTTYRERSRTYNNDFVNARKVQRPLTAPLTSPSIPFTHKSPRHCNFIPIKIPTSKDEDKKTVLNTTNNSTDSDQIFTEFSESDFLENGQQILSDEKTSISISSDPSLDSIVSGKDSYAPKTRVTSGTCKSAPIVRSSNQNEKRKLLRAKSSTGVERKTHPSASVMESTFSLELREEVPPAQALTDLRKLIRDDLTQQNRELQLDIQRLYLRKHAE